In the genome of Oncorhynchus mykiss isolate Arlee chromosome 18, USDA_OmykA_1.1, whole genome shotgun sequence, one region contains:
- the LOC110496268 gene encoding tumor necrosis factor alpha-induced protein 8-like protein 2 — translation MESFSSKDMAMKAQNKILSRMASKSMVQMFIDDTSSEILDEFYRVSKIHSGNRTEAQKVVKDLVKVVVKVGILFRHDRFSQEELSLAQDFKKKLHQGVMTAISFQEVEFTFDKAVMTELLTDCRDILLKLVEKHLTPKSLGRIRHVFNHYSDQDLLTNLYTPGGPLWPNLTKICRDLNKLVEEGKL, via the exons ATGGAGTCCTTCAGCTCTAAAGACATGGCCATGAAGGCCCAAAACAAAATCCTCAGCCGTATGGCCAGCAAATCCATGGTGCAGATGTTCATTGATGACACCAGCAGCGAAATCCTGGATGAGTTCTACCGCGTCTCCAAGATACACTCTGGGAACCGCACAGAAGCCCAGAAGGTGGTCAAAGACCTGGTCAAGGTGGTGGTTAAGGTGGGCATTCTCTTTCGGCACGATCGCTTCAGTCAAGAGGAGCTCAGCCTGGCACAGGACTTCAAGAAGAAGCTGCACCAGGGGGTCATGACGGCAATCAGCTTCCAGGAG GTGGAGTTCACATTTGATAAGGCTGTCATGACAGAGCTTCTGACGGATTGTAGGGACATCCTGCTGAAGCTCGTAGAGAAACACCTGACTCCCAAATCCCTCGGGCGCATTCGGCATGTCTTCAACCATTACTCTGACCAAGACCTACTGACCAACCTCTACACCCCCGGTGGCCCTCTCTGGCCTAATCTCACCAAGATCTGCAGAGACCTGAACAAACTGGTTGAGGAAGGCAAGCTATGA